In Bactrocera neohumeralis isolate Rockhampton unplaced genomic scaffold, APGP_CSIRO_Bneo_wtdbg2-racon-allhic-juicebox.fasta_v2 ctg1861, whole genome shotgun sequence, a single window of DNA contains:
- the LOC126766603 gene encoding uncharacterized protein LOC126766603 isoform X2, which translates to MDSKVECSQPLSPHRDKVFKKISYHFVCAPRVEPSQIVVPSPSSGGHADIIQKLDAIETRLTAIKKSLTDKMPEKAEVQAQSKLLRECRVIAAKMHHSIIRITRDLENEHYVELASKLPMSSEEHVLVLSRKY; encoded by the exons ATGGATTCCAAAGTTGAATGCTCACAACCGTTGAGCCCCCATAGAG ataaagtgtttaaaaaaatatcttaccACTTCGTTTGCGCTCCTCGAGTAGAACCATCACAAATTGTGGTACCGTCACCATCTTCTGGCGGCCATGCAG ataTAATCCAGAAGCTGGATGCCATTGAGACCCGACTCACTGCCATTAAAAAGTCCCTAACAGACAAA ATGCCAGAAAAGGCCGAGGTGCAGGCACAAAGCAAATTATTGCGCGAATGCCGCGTCATAGCGGCAAAGATGCATCATTCGATTATCCGCATCACCCGTGACTTGGAAAACGAAcattacgtggagctcgctTCGAAACTGCCTATGTCATCGGAAGAGCACGTATTAGTTTTAAGTCGTAAATATTAG
- the LOC126766603 gene encoding uncharacterized protein LOC126766603 isoform X1 encodes MDSKVECSQPLSPHRDKVFKKISYHFVCAPRVEPSQIVVPSPSSGGHAGIMYYYINVCISICFIKIHLCFSDIIQKLDAIETRLTAIKKSLTDKMPEKAEVQAQSKLLRECRVIAAKMHHSIIRITRDLENEHYVELASKLPMSSEEHVLVLSRKY; translated from the exons ATGGATTCCAAAGTTGAATGCTCACAACCGTTGAGCCCCCATAGAG ataaagtgtttaaaaaaatatcttaccACTTCGTTTGCGCTCCTCGAGTAGAACCATCACAAATTGTGGTACCGTCACCATCTTCTGGCGGCCATGCAGGTataatgtattattatataaatgtatgtattagtatttgctttataaaaatacatttatgtttttcagataTAATCCAGAAGCTGGATGCCATTGAGACCCGACTCACTGCCATTAAAAAGTCCCTAACAGACAAA ATGCCAGAAAAGGCCGAGGTGCAGGCACAAAGCAAATTATTGCGCGAATGCCGCGTCATAGCGGCAAAGATGCATCATTCGATTATCCGCATCACCCGTGACTTGGAAAACGAAcattacgtggagctcgctTCGAAACTGCCTATGTCATCGGAAGAGCACGTATTAGTTTTAAGTCGTAAATATTAG